In Lathyrus oleraceus cultivar Zhongwan6 chromosome 2, CAAS_Psat_ZW6_1.0, whole genome shotgun sequence, the DNA window CATATAGTACGACCCTCCTGAAAAGTCCATCGGTTGTGCTGCGGATGCAGATGCATCGAGATGCTCTTCCTCACCAGCTAACTTCGATGGAACACCCCGTCCTAAACCATGATCTGGAATCTTACCGTCCAGCCTCGTGTTTGCCCCACCGtcaaaataacaacaaaaaaacatttaaaaaaattattaaaaaaatcaattcaaaatacattttaaaagagttcctatttaaaaaaaattaaaaattggaACACATTTGAGAAGATTTTCTGTGAAAATTTAGCCAAACCCAAACACAACTCAAATGAGTTCTGAAGCGAATATTGAAAATCATAAGATTTTTTGCATTAAGTTCGGGTGAACATGTGAAATCGGGGCATTTAATGAATCTGTACCGATTTGAAAACTCTGAGTCAGAAGAGTTGACAAATATTTTCCAGTTTGCAAAATGTAATTTTTTGTTTCGAAAGAATTTGAGCGAGAACGAGGTGAAAGTGAAAAGTTCTAAAATATAACTTATATGAgaatattttgataaaaaaagaATTATAACGTAGAGATACAGAATAATTGATTAGAAAAAAGACTATGCTTTGACaatgtaaaatatttttacacttTGCATTCCACCAAATcacatatttaattttaaaatactaaTATGACATGACAGAATGTTATAATTTTATTGAATGATGatgtaaaaaaaatttacattGAAAATACCTTTAATCTCATAATTGAACATGGGTAAAATTTTCTTTAACTACACATTAATAATAAAAACTGGTAAGCATCCAAAACCCAAATTCGTCACAAACACCCAAATTCGCCTTCTCTCCTCTCCGTAGGCGGTGAAGGGTTTTGCATCAGAAGGAGGAGTGTCCTCACGTGAGGCCGAGGTAATCCATTCAGCGATTTCTTCATTTTCAATTCCATTTTCAGATGTTCATCTTCTTCCCTTTCCAATTTccattctctctctctcaaacGGAAATGGCGAGACATTGTTTTAATATGTATCAAGTGGTTGATGATCTACTCTGATTTCCAAACTATTTGTAAAATTGTTAAACATTACAGAAATGGGAGTTAGTAAAACAGAAGTAAACTTGAAGAGATTGCTTGCAGCTGCTCCTCAACAGCAAAACCAGACAAAACTTGTACATGTATGTCTCAAAATTAACTTTCATTCTTTCAAAATATCTATTATATACCTTAGCTTTATCTTCATCACAATTACCTATGCTCCGTTGATTCTGCTGCAGTATGTTGCTACTTTGCGTGAACAGCTTGAACAATTGGCTGAAGACAAGACACCAGAAGGCTTGCCAAGGTAGTGTGTCTCTTTATTTACAATCTCATATACCTAAACAGAAATAATATTTCGACACAAACTTTTAACATCAAATTCCACAATTAGTTATATGACGTTAATGATAGTTAATTGGAATATAGGATTTTGAATAATTACTGGAATATAAAAACCTAATTCAACACTTCTGTATGTAATAAATTCTAAGTCAATAACAAGTTTAGAGTTACATCTACATATAAAATCATATCGCAACAAAAGTCCTAATATTCAAACCATACTTCAAAGTCTAACAGACTTTGGTATATCTTTCGACTACTGTATTTACAATGAGTTCTCCTGGAAATATGCCTCTCGTTGAACATAAGTTGTACTATTCCTTGTTTTAAATTCTTTGAGAAGATCTTGGACTTATAATGACTACACTTTTTAAAACTGATTCGGCAGTTTATTTCCTCTTCTACCTTCTTAGATCATTGGTAATCCATGATCTAAAGCTGTTATATTCCTGCTATATGTTTCTCTACTGAATATGTGCATTCCTTGATGTTTGTGTATGGTCGGTCATGCAGGATCTCAAAGGCTATGTTGAACGATTATTCAGAGAAGATTGAAGCCATTGCTTCAAAATTGGTTTACGTGGTATGTGTTTGTTAGCTTATGTATCTTGAAAGATGTTAAAATGCAAAGGGATCATTAGAGAAATTGACTAAACATATGAGGTTCCTCTTTTGCATCACTATAATGGGAAATCTCATTAACAAAAGGATGGAGTTTGAGTATTTGAAATTTCTATGGAATATCATAAATTAgtttatttatttgtttatatgTATTTGttaaaagttaaaaaaaaatcattttaacTCCTTCCTCTTTTGCCCACCAACTCAACCAAACAAACCTCAATGTTTTGTTTTGTGATGGAGAACATCACATTAAAATGAAAAAAGTCTATATAAATATTTAATGGCTTGAATTATTGGTACTTGGTTGGAGTACATCACAAGGCAATGCAATTTGCTCCATTGTTTCCTATTAATGTATCCTATTTTAGATTTTAGCTAAACAAGCACACTTAGTGATTGTCATATAACCATTTAAATTTTCAGCCTGACATAGAAGTATCTGAAAAAGACATTGAAAGAAATGTTAAAGAAAACCCTTCTGAAATTGAGGAAAAAATGGCGTTGTCACCTTCTTCTGGATTGCGAAGAAGGCCTGTGTAAGTTAATGTTAACCTTTTTCACCGCTGCTTGTATTTTGTAGGCTGTTTTACCTTTACTCATCTGATTCATTGGACAGACCCGCCTCATGTACTGACGATAGAGCAAATGAGCCTTCAGAGACTGATCATTTGTCATCTGTTAAATTGGATACTGCAGGACATGCACATATTGAAAAACACAGGTACATTTGAAGTTTGTTTAATAGTGAGTCAGTACTACTTCAGAGAAGTGCCCATAACCTATAAACCTTAGGTTCCTATGCAGATTTTTCAAAACAACGAAGGTATATGTTTTCAAAAATAGGACTGATATTTTGAGGTCAATGTTATTGAATATGTTGAACTAATAGGATGCTATATTTTGAAGTTTACTTTAGTCATCATTGATATTTTGAAGTTTACTGAATATGTTGAACTAATAGGGTGCTTTGTTATTAATCATATTACTTTTTGTTGAAACATTTACTCATCAGAAAGCTTCAAGATGATTTGACGGATGAGATGGTAGTGTTGGCAAAACAACTCAAAGAGAGTAGTCTCATGATGAGTCAGTCTGTAAAAAATACCGAAAAGGTCTGATTCTCATTTTCATTCTCTCCTTCATGTTCAACTGATAATTGGTTATGAGTTGATTTTGCAAAATGTATCTCATTTTTTGCATGAGATGAGGGATTGTGATCTCTTGTGATGTTTATGAATGATGGGTTGGTTGCAGATACTTGATTCTACCGAGCAGGCGATTGAACATAGCTTGGCGAGCACAGGCCGAGTCAATGTGAGAGCAAATACAATATATTCAGAGAGTTCCAAGACTTCTTGCTTAACATGGCTTGTGATGTTTGTGATGACATTTGTATTTGTCATGGTTATTCTTCTAATCCGTGTCACATAATGTAAATTTTCCTTCTATTCATATATTTAAATTTTATGGACAATGAATAATTTGTTCATACATTCAAAGTATAAAAACTACAATATTTTCTTGGCATCATATCAAATGTCACTTTTGATCAAAATATAATAAAAAGAAGGATTAAGCCACTTAATGGGCGGGGATGATTTGATTTTTTACACTTCCACTGATTTGATTTTTTACACTTCCACACACGACAAATATATATTGTGCGGGCATTGGGGCGGGGTAGATACTAAGGCACTCGTATCTGCATCCATGTTCATTTATTTTAATGGATAATTGTCTGTGTCGGTGTGTCCGTGTCTGGATCTATTTTGTGAATTTTTATCCTATCCGTTGTGGATAAGTTTTATAGGTATTCACTACGAATGAATCATTGTTATCCCTAGAAATGAATACAATTTGTTTTTAACATACAAAAATTACTCTtaaaaaaatctttaaaaaaacACACAgataaaagtaaaaataaaaacctAATTTAGGGGGCGATATTATCCTATTTATATTATTAATATATTAAATTTATgtaattaaaaaaaattagaaaaaataaatcttttaaaaatataatatatatatatatatatatatatatatatatatatatatatatatatatatatatatatatatatatatatatattttaaaataataatatttataaGATAATGCTAATATGTACTAAGTTAAGAGTTAAATgtaaaaaaaatgttaaaaattGTTTATTGATTTTACTAAAAATGGATACTTaatatttttcatcatttcttttaacatttttttttttatatttgtgAGTTTTTAACACATGTCATTTGCTTTAAAGTTACACCAAACATCGATAAGTGGGTCAACAACATTCAAACATAATTGTTTTATATGGTGTAAAGAATCGGATGAATATTACAATAGTTGAAATTTAGAGGTTGTTTATCTTCGTTGTCATTGTCAGTAAGATCGAAACCACCGTCAAATATATTTGGATAGTTATTTCTTCATCTTCCACTTTCTTCGTTAACTTAACATCAAAAAATTTTAAAACCGAAATTCATTTCTTTTATTGAGATTCTTTTTAAAAATTTCAAACTTGAAATCATATCTCTTTATAGACACGAAATCTTTGTATATATGTTTTGTACAAAATTTTCTCATTTTATAATTAACCATTGGCGCTGCAGATCATTCCTCTTCACTTGATTCTTCTTTCAAATTTTTACCTCAtttgatatatattttttaatatttttaaacaCAATTCGTATCTCCAAATTTTAGTAATTGGATAGGCTTCCAACATAAGTCATTCAATCTTAAATACTTGTTGGAGATACAAATTTTGAAAATATTGCCAATTTTTTTAACAGTGGGGAATCATCTTTGAATATTTACTTCATTTTCATTAGGTATCTCTAATGCATAGTCTAGTGTGTTCATTATTCTCCTTTATATCTCAGTAGAACCTTCATTGACTATTTTAAGGATGTCTCACACTTCTTCAATAGTGCTACAGTTAGAAATGCAAGTGTACTCTCTAATGATAAATGTGTTATTACATAGTTTTAAAACCTTTTTCGCACTTTTTGTTTTTCTCACGTGGTCCATAAATTTCTCACTTTGTTCACTACTTCATTATTAATGAAATGAGTAGGAACAAACAGACAATCTAAAACATAATCTCACAAATCAAATTTTGTAGCATCTAAAAACAATTTCATTTTTGCTTTATATATGGTAATCTCTTCACCATTAAATGACATAGTTTATTTACAGAAAGACTCTTATTAAAATAAATGTTCGAAGTCACCATCCTACCTTATATACAATTAGTTTTATAGCAAGAGTAGGATTTTGATGCCACTTGTTGAACAAGTGACTTTTGTAACACCCAAGACCGAAGAGGACGGGGAGTGGTCGCACGAATTCACATCAGAATGAGGGGATTCTGAGACTATGCGGGCATGAGACCGCGTGGTTGAATGAAAGCTTATAAAGATTGATTGATACTATCTGTatcaacaagatgcatcttcttttcagtatcctaacaaataagaacttcATAGTTAAGCGTGTTTGACTTAGAGTAGTATTTGGATGTGTGACCTTCTAGGAAGTATCCCAAAAAACGCGTGAGTGGGGAAAAAACATGCTGAAAAGATATCTGTTGGTTTGTAGGATCAGTCGGTAATTCTGAAAGTAGTATGTGGCATTACAAATGGTAACATAGCAGACTTCTCtcagtacgatgtggttcggaTATGAACCAAGCAGAAACTGATTGACATGTAACATCTGAGAACGAAGAGGGCGGGGAGTGGTCGCTTGAAGTCACATCGGAATAAGAGGATCCTGAGGCTATGCATGCATGAGACTGTATGGTTGAAGGAAGACTTATAAGGATTGATTGATACTACATATatcaacaagatgcatcttcttttcaGTAACCTACCAAATAATAATTCAGTAGTTTAacgtgcttgacttggagtagtattttGACGGGTGACCTTCTGGAAAGTATCCCAGAAAGCGTGTAAGTGAGGATAAAACATGCTGAGAAGACTCATGTTGAtttgtggggtcagtcgataatcctgaaagcagtaTGTGGCATTACAACTCCAAACACAAGATAAATGGTGAATTGTGATATTTTGATTTCAAATCttttttcacaaaaacaatttATATCAGAAGCAAAGGTAAACAGAGAATATGCAACTTAAAAGATAAATAAAAAGATAAAAGACAAGAATATAAATAAATAGGATTTCCTCTTGAACCATGTGGCCTACTACAATCTCCAAGAGGATCCTCTTGAGATTTTCACCAAAATCAACTTAATCTTTTACATATGATCATCCCAACAACTTTAAACGACTCGAGCTTTTGTATAAAAACAATTTAATAACGCTAAATAAACAACATGAGTTTTTACACAGGTTCAACTCAACAACCTTACACAAACAACTCGTGCTTTTACACAAGTTCAACTCAACAACTATAAACCAAACTTTTTATAGGTTTAGCTAACAACATTCAAATCTATTTATAATATCCAAGAGAACTATGCTTATGAATATACAAATTCAACACAAAAGTAAAACACAACAACTCTCAGATGAAGTTTTTCACTCTCTCATTACTAATGAATGAACTTATAAAATAAGAATATGAGAGGTGGAAAATATGGTTATTCGGAAAATTGGTGTATTGGAAGGTGAGAAAAGTCCTCTTTTATATAGGATTTTTTTTACTCAAAAAGACAACAATACGTGGGCTTTGTCACTTTCTAATCAATTAGAATATCTACCAAAAAAAGATTAGGTTAATTCAAAAAAAGAAAACTCTAATATGTGACATCATTTAATCGATTAGCAAGACTATATAACTAATTAGGATACATTACTCTTACTTTAATCGATTAATTGAAGGCCTAATTTATTAGACAATTGACTTTGCTTTCCTAATTGATTAAGTACTTTCCTGGACTACTGTTAATACATTTTAATAAAAGATGAGAAGTTTGAAGTACTTGTGTGTGCGCGCGCGTGCGTGCGTGTGTATGTGTCACTTACAATTAATTGATCAAACTATAAGATAAAACACTAAGCGCGAGATTTGGCGAGCTCTCACAGTTTCATAATACTAGTTCATTATTGATTTAACTCTGCTTAACTCTTGTGTTTGCTTCTTAATTTATGATGCTTATGCtttttttcttttattgtttACTCGTCATAGTCAAAATCCTTAGAAGATATTACCTATAAAGCACATAGAACAACATCCCTATCTAGTAGAATTTAATCACTCGAGATGTACCTTATGTTGGTAACTGTGAGATTTGTGATAAAATGCTTGAGAGCTCGAGACATACTTTTTAAATGCCATATTTATTGACAAAAAATTGGTCTTTGAAATCTTATAAAATATGTTGGGATTCAAGTGTGAGTGATTAAGTCTCACATCGACTATAAGTGGAGGAAATGTTGAATATATAAGAGAAAAAACTCATACTCACATTGCTTTAAGATTTTAGGTGGAGATGTGATGTTAAAGTCTCTTGGATCTTGAATGTTTAGCCCAGTGACACTTCTGCATTCTATAGAAAATCCAATAAGTGGTGTCAATGTCTTTTTGATCTTGAGCATTTAGCCCATTAACACTTCTGGCGGCTTCCAAACTCCCTAGCAAGTGGTATAAGAGCCTTGATTAGACTCGATGGGGGACGAAAATGAGATTCTAGTATGAATTAGGGCTAGAGATGTGAGTGACTCACACTTGTGAGGGAGATTGTTGGGATTCAAATGTGAGTGGTTAAATCTCACATCAATTAGAAGTTGAGGAAATGATGGGTATATAAGAGAAAACACTCATACTCCCATTGCCAACTTTATGTGAATATGTGGTGTCAAAATCTTAAATCTTGAACATTTAGCCTATTGACTCTTCGACGCTCCCCAGACTCCCCAACAAGTGGTATCAAAGCCATGGTTAGTTTCAGTGGGGAACGGAAGTGAGATCTTAGTATGGATCAAGGCTTGTGATGTGGGTGACCTACACTTGTGGAGAAAATGATTAGAATTCAAGTGTGAGTGGTTAATTTCCACAttgattaaaaatgaagaaaatgttggATATATAAGAGAGGTGACTCATATCCCATTACATTAAGATTTTAGATGAATATGTAGTTTCGAGGTCTCTTAGATCTAGAACGTTTAATTCATTAACATTTCTGACGTCTTCAAGGACTCCCCTACAAGTGATATCAGAGTCATAGTTAGAGTCATGCACATGATGTATGTGATTTTGTTGTTGTTCTTAAAGAAAATGTTAAAATACTAAATGCCAAATTAAACCTTTCTTTAAGatatttcatttaaaaattgtGCAAACTCGAATTCGAATATGcattctatttatttattttgaaaagtAACATACTCATATTTAATAAAATATTGTGTTTGATAAAATTCCAGTAGTACCATAACTTtattaaaaattataataaaGTAAATTGGTGTGATTTTATCAAATTCAACAATATTCTACAAGAAGCTTCCACCCATTGGAGCTCTATGTGGAATCCCCTTCCTCCTCTTAGCTATTCTATAAGGTGGTGGAGTTGAAGGTGTAAAACTCTGAATTTTGTTACTCTTTCTATCACTTGATTCCTCACCCTCTGAACCATCTTCTTCACTTAACTTTTTTTGCTTTTGAAATTTCTTGGAGGTTCCAACTATCTGATTGAATAAATACATATAAAATTGAAGATATAATTTGGTTTAATGGAATGTTTATGAAGACAAGAAAGTACCTTACAACCAATGGAACAGAAtgtgaatgaatgaagaatggTTCTTTCACAAACATGGCATGTATTGGTGACTCCTTTCCCATGCCTAGGTTGAGGTCTTTCATTCAAGAACACAATCTTTGCACTATTTATAATGTATGTTTGAACTCCACTTATGTCCACTGTTTTTGGGATTTCAGATACTCTTATCACATCATGGTATGAAGACCTTCTTATCTATCAATAACCACACATAAACACAAACACCAAATTAACATTAATAAGACATACATTGATGTTTAGTTCAATTCTTACCTGAATAACTTTGTGTTGTTTATGAGAAGCTAGACAAGTTGAACAAAGACCTCCCTTCATACAATCCAAACAATACATATTGCATTCACTTTTATTCAAATTTGCATGAACTTTACATTCAACAAAGAACCTTGTTTGGACAAGTGGTTGCAACCATGCTGGCCACTTCATTTCTTCTTCATCCACCTGATTTCATATGATTAGCCAGTTCAAAATATCAAATAATGTTAAACAAGTTGCATTGATTGATTGTAGTAATACTAACCATGATTCTTGTTTATGATGTTTTGCTTGGAGGCAAATAAAAACAAACAACTTTGAAGAAATATTAATGGATTTGAAGAGAGAGAAAGTAAAGCTAGTGTTTATTAGTATAGTTTTGGTCTTATTCAAAAAGTCTTCAACCAAACCTTACTCCAAACCCAAACCAA includes these proteins:
- the LOC127120910 gene encoding uncharacterized protein LOC127120910, producing the protein MGVSKTEVNLKRLLAAAPQQQNQTKLVHYVATLREQLEQLAEDKTPEGLPRISKAMLNDYSEKIEAIASKLVYVPDIEVSEKDIERNVKENPSEIEEKMALSPSSGLRRRPVPASCTDDRANEPSETDHLSSVKLDTAGHAHIEKHRKLQDDLTDEMVVLAKQLKESSLMMSQSVKNTEKILDSTEQAIEHSLASTGRVNVRANTIYSESSKTSCLTWLVMFVMTFVFVMVILLIRVT
- the LOC127120911 gene encoding protein RGF1 INDUCIBLE TRANSCRIPTION FACTOR 1; the protein is MVDEEEMKWPAWLQPLVQTRFFVECKVHANLNKSECNMYCLDCMKGGLCSTCLASHKQHKVIQIRRSSYHDVIRVSEIPKTVDISGVQTYIINSAKIVFLNERPQPRHGKGVTNTCHVCERTILHSFTFCSIGCKIVGTSKKFQKQKKLSEEDGSEGEESSDRKSNKIQSFTPSTPPPYRIAKRRKGIPHRAPMGGSFL